ACTTCCTTAGCAGTGTTTCTGTTGGTAGATAGtcaaacttctgtttaaaaaatctACCTTGTTTAGCCTCACAGAGCATGCTATGGATGCTGCAGCATTGGTGGGTATTGCCATCATCTTATCTAGTCATGTTGGGTAAATGTTGACCTGAAACTAAAGATTGTATTTTGTAATGCGTCTTTATGCACTGTCTCATcaaatgcagcacagagctgctaaATAGTCTTTGTGTGTTGAAGCTGGTGGTTTCATTCTTCACTCTGTTTTCTCCTTAATAAATGTACCTTTTATAGTGTACATTTATAATGTACATCATACCTTCTGTGACCTGCAGATAGCCTCCTGTATTTTGTTCTATATTACTTAGCCATATTACTTGTATATTAACtataacatatatataacatTAACTAAATTACTTAATGTATTAATGAAGTTCCACCATTATTGCCCCTTCTTTCTTcgtctccctccctccccttcaaAAATGATGAAGGAATGAGAAAGGTCCATATATCCACAATCCTTAACTCCTTCCTTTGATGGTGAGCTTCATCCTGAAAATGCTTGTATCAGGTACACACGTTGACAATACAGATATGTGTATACAGAAAtctgaaacttttaaaactaCTAAACCAACAAAAATGTAGTAATTCTTAAAAGTATGCTTGAACTTCCACACTGAGGGCCCAAAGAAAGCATATTAATGGAAAAGGTAACTTAGAGGCTTCAGAAATAACTTTCTAGAGAGAAATGGGGAGAGCTGAAACACAATGCAAGGCTTTCTGTATATCCCATGTTTTGGAATCATTCCAAAGCTCCAAATccaaaagattaatttctttttcagcttttcttaaaGTCTTTCAATGCTTCCGCTTGCCTCTGGTGGCAGGAGATGAGGAATGGGAATGGTTTGGATGTATGTTTTAGTTGATTCTTGTGCTTCTCTTCAACGTTCCTTAGCCCGTGGCATTCAGCAGACTGCAGTCAGACAAGCTCATCGCAAACATGAGCCCAACTTCCATGATAAACACGGAAACCTGGTGCTCATTGGGGGAGCCGTTGTTTTTACTGCTGTCTGGGGATACGTAAGTATCCTTCCTTCACTGCTCTCTTGTGACTGCACCTGTAAACTTGCAAGCGATTGAGGTTCAGAAGGGCTTACTTGTTTGAAATAACAAGTCTGAATTTAGGAGCTTTTTATGTAAGTTAATAGTAATGGGATAGAGATGAAAGG
Above is a genomic segment from Strigops habroptila isolate Jane chromosome 9, bStrHab1.2.pri, whole genome shotgun sequence containing:
- the LOC115612667 gene encoding cytochrome c oxidase subunit 7B, mitochondrial, whose amino-acid sequence is MFPVARAALNLTARGIQQTAVRQAHRKHEPNFHDKHGNLVLIGGAVVFTAVWGYVFTQLGIEWGFSPVGRVTPKEWRQ